The following proteins come from a genomic window of Streptomyces sp. NBC_01716:
- the fdxA gene encoding ferredoxin: MAYVIHGDCIDVLDRSCVEVCPVDCIYEGSRKAYIHPDECVDCGACEPVCPATAITYHDEVPENQAEFVDDNARFFLEPLPGRDEALGHPGGSSDLGPTRIDTALVSSRPASSGGA; encoded by the coding sequence ATGGCTTACGTCATCCACGGCGACTGCATCGACGTCCTCGACCGCAGCTGTGTCGAGGTCTGCCCGGTCGACTGCATCTACGAGGGCTCGCGCAAGGCGTACATCCACCCTGACGAATGTGTGGACTGCGGTGCCTGCGAGCCGGTCTGTCCGGCCACGGCCATCACGTACCACGACGAAGTCCCTGAGAACCAGGCCGAGTTCGTCGACGACAACGCCCGCTTCTTCCTTGAGCCCCTCCCGGGGCGCGACGAGGCGCTGGGCCACCCCGGCGGATCGAGCGACCTCGGGCCCACCCGTATCGACACCGCTCTGGTGTCGAGCCGCCCGGCGTCGTCGGGCGGTGCCTGA
- a CDS encoding RraA family protein produces the protein MMGNDPGPLDDGLLDRVACASLVDAMGRIHGHRAHILSLVSPAPRRLFGPVATMAYLPYRDDVPHPEFGDLYAQAMSNRPAGTVLVLSSGGYPDASHGGGTKLSRLEHTGAAGILTDGRLRDFDQLADYRFATWCRGEATRAGGETAMPLAANVPVEVGGVGVVPGDYVYADASGAVVIPNGSLERVLAEALKVEAEDAGFAAEIAAEERASAPKP, from the coding sequence ATGATGGGGAACGATCCGGGGCCTCTGGACGACGGGCTGCTCGACCGCGTGGCGTGCGCGTCGCTGGTCGACGCCATGGGCCGTATCCATGGGCACCGCGCGCACATCCTCAGCCTGGTCAGCCCCGCGCCACGAAGACTGTTCGGCCCGGTCGCCACGATGGCCTATCTCCCTTACCGCGACGACGTGCCGCACCCCGAGTTCGGCGATCTCTACGCCCAGGCGATGAGCAACCGCCCGGCGGGCACGGTGCTCGTGCTGTCCAGCGGGGGATACCCCGACGCCTCCCACGGTGGTGGCACGAAGCTCTCCCGGCTCGAACACACCGGCGCGGCCGGGATCCTGACGGACGGCCGGCTGCGGGACTTCGACCAGCTGGCCGACTACAGGTTCGCGACCTGGTGCCGCGGAGAGGCGACGCGTGCGGGCGGCGAAACCGCGATGCCGCTCGCCGCGAACGTCCCCGTGGAGGTCGGTGGTGTGGGCGTGGTCCCCGGGGACTATGTGTACGCCGACGCCAGCGGAGCGGTCGTGATCCCGAACGGAAGCCTGGAGCGGGTCCTCGCCGAGGCCCTGAAGGTGGAGGCGGAGGACGCCGGCTTCGCCGCGGAGATCGCGGCCGAGGAACGGGCGTCCGCCCCGAAGCCGTGA
- a CDS encoding ABC transporter substrate-binding protein yields the protein MHYRSLIGVGACALAASISLTACGSDGVGNASNGGGKTLVIGFAAPLTSGNAAVAKEMVNTAKLAVKTINADGGAGGRKLSLKVYDDKLTADESAKVAQRAITVDRAGVMMGGYTSIEGLTIRQIVEPRKIVFINSSTISPALMDGAKFTFRTTVDQSDYPVQMIDLLKSLGYKHPVVTADDGPTGATLWRPITDQAKEAGMDPGETVHYTLGATDLTSAVSKLKKERPDAVVHIGSAAADAGLMLKTMAEAGVNVPVVGFGSLIAPDALKIGGDAYTSLPAIYTLANQQPSKPEYEDFIKAYADEYGGSVDELSLGLAEQAGATWDAFTVLKKGLEATNGDTGGDKLAKAIDEITPFAGAAGKEKSLINFGDGRDGFSKSLVAFQFVNGKPKELARQPS from the coding sequence GTGCACTACAGATCTCTCATCGGCGTCGGCGCCTGCGCGCTCGCCGCCTCGATATCGCTCACCGCCTGCGGCTCCGACGGCGTCGGCAACGCCTCGAACGGTGGCGGCAAGACTCTGGTCATCGGCTTCGCAGCCCCGCTCACCAGCGGCAACGCGGCCGTGGCCAAGGAGATGGTCAACACGGCCAAGCTGGCCGTGAAGACGATCAACGCCGACGGCGGCGCGGGCGGCCGGAAGCTCTCGCTGAAGGTGTACGACGACAAGCTCACCGCCGACGAGTCGGCCAAGGTCGCCCAGCGGGCCATCACGGTCGACCGGGCCGGAGTCATGATGGGCGGCTACACCAGTATCGAAGGACTGACGATCCGTCAGATTGTCGAGCCGCGGAAGATCGTCTTCATCAACTCCTCCACGATCTCGCCCGCTCTGATGGACGGCGCGAAGTTCACGTTCCGCACCACGGTCGACCAGAGCGACTACCCGGTCCAGATGATCGACCTGCTCAAGTCACTCGGCTACAAGCACCCCGTGGTGACCGCGGACGACGGTCCGACCGGGGCGACCCTGTGGCGGCCGATCACCGACCAGGCCAAGGAAGCGGGCATGGATCCGGGTGAGACCGTGCACTACACGCTCGGTGCGACCGATCTGACCTCGGCCGTGTCCAAGCTGAAGAAGGAGCGCCCGGACGCTGTCGTCCACATCGGGTCCGCGGCGGCCGATGCCGGCCTCATGCTCAAGACGATGGCCGAGGCCGGGGTCAACGTGCCGGTCGTCGGCTTCGGTTCGCTCATCGCCCCCGACGCTCTGAAGATCGGCGGCGACGCCTACACCAGCCTTCCGGCGATCTACACGCTGGCCAACCAGCAGCCGTCCAAGCCGGAGTACGAGGACTTCATCAAGGCCTACGCCGACGAGTACGGCGGGAGCGTGGACGAGCTCTCCCTCGGCCTGGCGGAGCAGGCGGGCGCCACCTGGGACGCCTTCACCGTCCTGAAGAAGGGGCTTGAGGCCACCAACGGCGACACCGGGGGAGACAAGCTCGCCAAGGCGATCGACGAGATCACGCCCTTCGCCGGCGCCGCGGGCAAGGAGAAGTCACTGATCAACTTCGGGGACGGACGCGACGGATTCAGCAAGTCGCTGGTGGCGTTCCAGTTCGTCAACGGCAAGCCCAAGGAACTGGCCCGGCAGCCTTCATGA
- a CDS encoding MaoC family dehydratase, whose translation MTARHMRIFDGLTDLAGSEGEDLGASDWILVDQRRIDGFADVTGDHQWIHVDPARAASGPFGRTIAHGYLTLSLLAELTTRLYRVDNVSFAVNYGLDRVRFITPVIEGSRVRATARLAQVGRVDSAVQLKLESVIEIEGSARPAAVVTSLARYFA comes from the coding sequence ATGACGGCACGTCACATGCGGATCTTCGACGGTCTGACCGATCTGGCCGGCTCCGAGGGAGAAGATCTCGGAGCCAGTGACTGGATCCTGGTGGACCAGAGGCGCATCGACGGATTCGCCGACGTGACCGGAGACCATCAGTGGATCCACGTCGACCCGGCCCGCGCCGCCTCGGGCCCCTTCGGGCGGACGATCGCACACGGCTATCTGACCCTGTCGTTGCTCGCCGAACTCACGACCCGGCTGTACCGCGTCGACAACGTGTCCTTCGCGGTGAACTACGGACTGGACCGGGTGCGGTTCATCACCCCCGTCATCGAGGGCTCCCGCGTCCGCGCCACCGCGCGGCTCGCGCAGGTCGGCCGGGTCGACAGCGCCGTCCAGCTGAAGCTGGAGAGCGTGATAGAGATCGAGGGCTCGGCGCGTCCGGCCGCGGTTGTCACCTCACTCGCCCGCTACTTCGCCTGA
- a CDS encoding flavodoxin family protein, whose protein sequence is MGAPPPTADRTDDAYRFDDLTALYINCTLKPSPLQSHTQGLIDRSRAIVEERGGSTDVLRAVDHDIATGIYPDMTEHGFATDEWPALYERVMAADILVLAGPIWLGDNSSVTKRVIERLYGCSSLLNDQGQYAYYGRVGGCLITGNEDGVKHCSMNVLYSLQHLGYTIPPQADAGWIGAAGPGPSYLDPGSGGPENDFTNRNTAFMTWNLMHVAAMLKHGGGIPAYGNQRTEWDAGCDRAYPNPDYR, encoded by the coding sequence ATGGGAGCGCCGCCGCCCACCGCCGACCGGACCGATGACGCGTACCGCTTCGACGACCTGACCGCCCTCTACATCAATTGCACGCTCAAACCGTCTCCGCTGCAGAGCCACACCCAGGGGCTGATCGACAGGAGCCGCGCGATCGTGGAGGAGCGCGGCGGCTCCACGGATGTGCTCCGGGCCGTCGACCACGACATCGCGACGGGCATCTACCCGGACATGACGGAGCACGGCTTCGCCACCGACGAGTGGCCGGCCCTGTACGAGCGGGTGATGGCGGCGGACATCCTGGTGCTCGCGGGGCCGATCTGGCTCGGCGACAACAGCTCGGTGACCAAGCGGGTGATCGAGCGTCTCTACGGGTGTTCGAGCCTGCTCAACGACCAGGGTCAGTACGCCTACTACGGACGCGTCGGCGGCTGCCTCATCACCGGCAACGAGGACGGCGTGAAGCACTGCTCGATGAACGTCCTCTACAGCCTGCAACACCTCGGTTACACCATCCCGCCCCAGGCCGACGCGGGCTGGATCGGCGCGGCGGGGCCGGGCCCGTCGTATCTGGACCCCGGCTCGGGCGGCCCCGAGAACGACTTCACCAACCGCAACACGGCCTTCATGACCTGGAACCTGATGCATGTCGCGGCCATGCTCAAACACGGGGGCGGCATTCCCGCGTACGGCAACCAGCGCACGGAGTGGGACGCCGGCTGCGACCGCGCGTACCCCAACCCCGACTACCGCTGA
- a CDS encoding FAD-dependent oxidoreductase: MSPYRVAVVGSGPAGVYATEALVRGGADVSVDIYDRLPTPYGLVRYGVAPDHPRIKSIVVALQKVLERERVRFLGDVDVGIDLTTAELRGLYDAVVFATGASVGRRLSIPGEDLAGVCSATDVVAWYSGHPDRAQAGEGFPLTAESVVVVGAGNVALDVARLLVKPARDLAGTDMPPHVLERLARSGVRDVHLVCRRGPEHAKFTAKELRELLELDDVATEIDLDPLPADSQDPQTAANLRAFADLAARQVVPARRTLHFHFWSRPVELLGAGGALAAVRLEKTREAGGAVVPTGEVTELKAGMVVTSVGHHSTRVGTLPFDEDLGRVPHDAGRVLGPDGRAVDGHYVAGWLKRGPSGVVGTNRACAAETVVGVLADLASRSPRGAGPEEVDRVLAARGIRPVTYDGWLSIDSAELNRGRALGRVRTKIPDWETLRHLGATGAGRPGRRTV; encoded by the coding sequence ATGAGCCCTTACCGTGTCGCCGTCGTCGGTTCGGGACCGGCGGGCGTCTATGCGACCGAGGCGCTCGTGCGCGGCGGCGCCGACGTGTCGGTCGACATCTACGACCGGCTGCCCACACCGTACGGACTCGTCCGTTACGGCGTGGCGCCCGACCACCCGAGGATCAAGTCGATCGTCGTCGCGCTTCAGAAGGTCCTTGAGCGTGAGCGGGTCCGCTTCCTCGGGGACGTCGACGTCGGTATCGACCTGACGACCGCCGAACTCCGGGGGCTTTACGACGCGGTGGTGTTCGCCACCGGCGCCTCCGTCGGTCGCCGGCTCTCCATACCGGGGGAGGATCTCGCCGGGGTCTGCTCGGCCACGGACGTCGTCGCCTGGTACAGCGGCCATCCCGACCGTGCCCAAGCGGGGGAAGGCTTCCCATTGACGGCGGAATCGGTGGTCGTCGTCGGGGCCGGCAACGTGGCCCTGGACGTGGCCCGCCTGCTGGTGAAGCCGGCCCGGGACCTGGCGGGGACCGACATGCCGCCGCACGTCCTGGAACGGCTCGCGCGCAGCGGTGTCCGCGACGTCCATCTCGTCTGCCGGCGCGGACCCGAGCACGCGAAGTTCACCGCGAAGGAACTGCGTGAACTGCTCGAACTCGACGACGTCGCCACCGAGATCGACCTGGACCCACTGCCTGCGGACTCACAGGACCCGCAGACAGCGGCGAACCTCAGAGCCTTCGCCGACCTCGCCGCGCGTCAGGTGGTTCCCGCTCGGCGGACCCTGCACTTCCACTTCTGGTCCCGTCCGGTGGAGCTTCTCGGCGCGGGCGGCGCCCTCGCGGCCGTGCGCCTGGAGAAGACACGGGAGGCCGGCGGTGCGGTGGTGCCCACCGGCGAGGTCACCGAGCTCAAGGCGGGCATGGTCGTCACCTCGGTCGGCCACCACAGCACACGGGTCGGCACACTGCCGTTCGACGAAGACCTGGGCCGCGTCCCGCACGACGCGGGCCGGGTGCTCGGTCCGGACGGCCGGGCCGTCGACGGTCACTACGTCGCCGGATGGCTCAAGCGTGGACCGTCCGGGGTCGTCGGGACGAACCGGGCCTGCGCCGCCGAAACGGTGGTCGGCGTCCTCGCGGATCTGGCGAGCCGCTCGCCCCGTGGCGCCGGGCCCGAGGAGGTCGACCGGGTGCTCGCCGCGCGCGGCATCAGGCCCGTCACCTACGACGGCTGGCTGTCGATCGACTCGGCGGAGTTGAACCGCGGCCGGGCACTCGGCCGCGTACGCACCAAGATTCCCGACTGGGAAACCCTGCGTCACCTCGGAGCGACGGGCGCCGGGCGGCCGGGCCGGCGCACCGTCTGA
- a CDS encoding class I adenylate-forming enzyme family protein, with translation MSAPAPTTKTDREAYYRDHGYWTAERLGWWVFDVAERTPDREFLVIGDLRLTYGEFAAWADVLAANLVEAGVVRGDRVLIQLPNLAEALLGQVAAFRIGAVNVPVVPIYREHEMAHIVNDCKPRAVISIAENRGRRPADELDGILDGASWGPVARFCVDMDEPRPGWLPFSRRDDPRPSVSLPDPLEPEKCCLMLYTSGTTSAPKGVELTGQGFVSNARSIRHTMSLGAKDVFFCASPLSHLAGFNAGVVWPASMGAKIVVMPAWNGAEAARIIERERCTFTTAASVFLHDLVAANRAGIGTGHPITVFMSGGASTAPDLIREAGEVGITALRGYGMTETGGGVSWVAPTERLDIRAEYDGAVVPGSEIQAVDPERRRLPPGEEGELRIRGPQALIGYTDPALTREQLDEEGWFYTGDLGRVDEQGLVRITGRTKDIINRAGEKFSARDIEELLQRHPAVGMAAVVGLPDDRLGEVVGAFVTLAADHEWPGDAEMAAYLDEAKLARQKIPASWQVLPELPMTASGKIQKHELRNRKRS, from the coding sequence ATGTCTGCTCCCGCGCCGACGACGAAGACCGACCGCGAGGCCTACTACCGCGACCACGGGTACTGGACCGCCGAACGCCTCGGATGGTGGGTGTTCGACGTCGCCGAGCGCACTCCGGACCGTGAGTTCCTGGTGATCGGCGACCTCCGGCTGACGTACGGCGAGTTCGCCGCGTGGGCCGATGTACTGGCCGCGAACCTGGTCGAGGCGGGAGTCGTACGCGGCGACCGCGTCCTCATCCAGCTGCCGAACCTGGCCGAGGCGCTGCTGGGCCAGGTCGCGGCCTTCCGTATCGGTGCGGTCAACGTCCCCGTCGTGCCCATCTACCGCGAGCACGAGATGGCGCACATCGTGAACGACTGCAAGCCGCGAGCGGTGATCTCGATCGCCGAGAACCGCGGCCGGCGCCCCGCCGACGAGCTCGACGGCATACTCGACGGCGCGTCATGGGGACCGGTCGCCCGCTTCTGCGTCGACATGGACGAACCAAGACCGGGTTGGCTCCCCTTCTCCCGGCGGGACGACCCACGCCCGTCCGTCTCCCTGCCGGACCCACTCGAACCCGAGAAGTGCTGCCTGATGCTGTACACGTCGGGGACCACGTCGGCGCCGAAAGGGGTCGAACTCACGGGTCAGGGCTTCGTGTCGAACGCGCGCAGCATCCGCCACACCATGTCGCTCGGCGCGAAGGACGTCTTCTTCTGCGCGTCGCCCCTCTCGCACCTGGCGGGCTTCAACGCCGGCGTCGTCTGGCCCGCGTCCATGGGCGCCAAGATCGTCGTGATGCCGGCCTGGAACGGGGCGGAGGCCGCGCGGATCATCGAGCGCGAACGGTGCACCTTCACCACCGCCGCCTCGGTGTTCCTCCATGACCTGGTCGCCGCTAATCGCGCGGGCATCGGGACCGGGCACCCCATCACCGTCTTCATGTCCGGGGGCGCCTCGACCGCACCCGACCTGATCCGAGAGGCCGGCGAGGTCGGGATCACGGCGCTGCGCGGTTACGGCATGACCGAGACCGGCGGGGGAGTCTCCTGGGTCGCCCCCACCGAACGGCTCGACATCAGGGCCGAGTACGACGGTGCCGTCGTTCCCGGCAGCGAGATCCAGGCGGTCGACCCCGAACGCCGCCGGCTCCCGCCGGGAGAGGAAGGCGAGCTGCGGATCCGGGGCCCGCAGGCACTCATCGGCTACACCGATCCGGCCCTCACCCGGGAGCAGTTGGACGAGGAGGGCTGGTTCTACACCGGCGACCTCGGCCGGGTCGACGAACAGGGCCTCGTACGCATCACCGGCCGTACCAAGGACATCATCAATCGCGCGGGCGAGAAGTTCTCCGCGCGCGACATCGAGGAGCTCCTCCAGCGACACCCCGCTGTCGGGATGGCGGCCGTCGTCGGACTGCCCGACGACCGGCTCGGCGAAGTCGTCGGCGCCTTCGTCACCCTGGCCGCCGACCACGAGTGGCCGGGCGACGCCGAGATGGCGGCGTACCTGGACGAGGCCAAGCTCGCCAGACAGAAGATCCCCGCCTCGTGGCAGGTGCTCCCGGAGCTGCCCATGACGGCCTCCGGCAAGATCCAGAAGCATGAACTCCGTAACCGCAAGAGGAGTTGA
- a CDS encoding DUF5996 family protein: MQLGWPRLRVDEWAETRDTLHMWMQIVGKVRLAHTPLINHWWAVALYPTPRGLSTSGIPYGRGMFDIEFDFVDHRLLMRESGGGAREFALRSMPVAEFYDRVMGGLRELGVTSTIQNHPNEVEVAVDFTEDFGHRAYDPSPVHRFWLQLLQAHRGFMEFRSYFGGKVSPVHFFWGAMDLACTRYSGRAAPTHPGGAPNCGDWVMVEGYSGELSSCGFWPGGGEEGAFYSYAYPEPLGYSDAPVSPEAAYYSHEEHEFLLPYQSVRRSADPDRTLAAFLHSTYEAAAELGEWDRAALEVDPRRWEAQQERAWRHARGQGSR, from the coding sequence ATGCAGCTGGGGTGGCCGCGGCTCCGTGTGGACGAATGGGCCGAGACGCGAGACACCCTCCATATGTGGATGCAGATTGTGGGAAAGGTCAGGCTCGCGCACACACCTCTGATCAATCACTGGTGGGCGGTTGCCCTGTATCCCACGCCGCGCGGTCTCTCCACATCGGGAATTCCTTACGGACGGGGAATGTTCGACATCGAGTTCGACTTCGTCGACCACAGACTTCTCATGCGCGAAAGCGGTGGTGGTGCGCGCGAATTCGCTCTCCGGTCCATGCCGGTGGCGGAGTTCTACGACCGGGTCATGGGCGGCCTGCGTGAGCTCGGTGTGACCAGCACCATCCAGAATCATCCGAACGAAGTCGAGGTGGCCGTCGATTTCACGGAGGACTTCGGGCACCGTGCCTACGATCCGAGCCCGGTCCACCGCTTCTGGCTTCAATTGCTTCAGGCGCATCGAGGATTCATGGAATTCCGCTCCTATTTCGGCGGGAAAGTCAGCCCCGTGCACTTCTTCTGGGGTGCGATGGATCTCGCCTGCACCAGGTATTCGGGCCGTGCGGCGCCGACGCATCCCGGAGGCGCCCCCAACTGCGGGGACTGGGTGATGGTCGAGGGGTACTCCGGTGAGCTGAGCAGCTGCGGATTCTGGCCCGGAGGCGGCGAGGAGGGGGCGTTCTACTCGTACGCCTACCCGGAGCCGCTCGGCTACAGCGATGCGCCGGTGAGCCCGGAGGCCGCGTACTACAGCCACGAGGAGCACGAGTTCCTGCTGCCGTACCAGTCGGTACGGCGCTCCGCCGACCCCGACCGCACCCTGGCGGCCTTCCTGCACAGCACGTACGAGGCGGCGGCGGAACTCGGCGAATGGGACCGGGCGGCCCTGGAGGTCGATCCCCGGCGATGGGAGGCCCAACAGGAGCGCGCCTGGCGGCACGCCCGCGGGCAGGGATCGCGGTAG
- a CDS encoding ferredoxin, which yields MSENSQATVTADPDVCVGSGNCTFVAPSVFGLDDEGTVTVLRERVSATERDAAVAAAAGCPAAAIIVAG from the coding sequence ATGTCCGAGAACTCCCAGGCCACCGTCACCGCGGACCCGGACGTCTGCGTAGGTTCCGGGAACTGCACGTTTGTGGCGCCCTCGGTCTTCGGCCTGGACGACGAGGGCACGGTGACCGTTCTGCGGGAGCGGGTGAGCGCCACCGAACGCGACGCCGCCGTGGCGGCCGCCGCCGGTTGCCCGGCCGCGGCGATCATCGTGGCGGGCTGA
- a CDS encoding acetyl-CoA acetyltransferase, whose protein sequence is MTRPDRTPVIAAIGLSDGPKAPHLDGLGHQAQAMRRALADSGISKGDIDGFGCAEAWIPGVPGVDLPETAEYLGLDPRWIEGTYTGGSAYEFQMQHAEAAIRSGMAHTILLTYGSDLLTRMGRSLGTAYGRKPVGGAAYEEPYGKTTVAAYAMAAQRHMYEYGTTPEQLASVAVAVREYAAHNPRAIYRKPLTVDDVLGSRVIADPLRLLDCCAITDGGGAVIVTTEERARDLKQPYVSILGTAARQNHWNISQAPDVTTTAGARSGPDAFARAGLTPDDVDMAMLYDSFTITVILLLESLGFCKPGEGGPFAEEGNLRPGGRLPINTDGGGLSACHPGLRGIFLLIEAVRQLRGQAGEVQVPDCDVALAAGSGGWFSTIGVTILGKGR, encoded by the coding sequence GTGACACGTCCCGACCGGACTCCGGTCATCGCCGCCATCGGACTGTCCGACGGCCCCAAGGCACCCCACCTCGACGGACTCGGGCATCAGGCCCAGGCCATGCGACGCGCGCTGGCCGACTCGGGAATCAGCAAGGGCGACATCGACGGATTCGGCTGCGCCGAGGCCTGGATCCCCGGCGTCCCGGGCGTCGACCTCCCGGAGACGGCGGAGTACCTCGGCCTCGATCCGCGCTGGATCGAGGGCACCTACACGGGCGGATCGGCCTACGAGTTCCAGATGCAGCACGCCGAGGCCGCGATCAGGTCCGGCATGGCGCACACGATCCTCCTGACCTACGGCAGCGACCTGCTGACGCGGATGGGACGAAGCCTCGGCACGGCGTACGGCCGGAAACCGGTGGGCGGTGCGGCGTACGAGGAGCCGTACGGCAAAACCACGGTCGCGGCCTACGCGATGGCCGCTCAGCGCCATATGTACGAGTACGGCACCACTCCGGAGCAGCTCGCGAGTGTCGCCGTCGCCGTCCGTGAGTACGCCGCCCACAATCCCCGGGCCATCTACCGCAAGCCGCTGACAGTCGATGACGTCCTCGGCTCACGCGTGATCGCCGATCCCCTGCGTCTGCTCGACTGCTGTGCGATCACCGACGGCGGCGGGGCGGTCATCGTGACCACCGAGGAACGCGCCCGCGACCTCAAGCAGCCGTACGTCTCGATCCTGGGGACAGCCGCCCGCCAGAACCACTGGAACATCTCGCAGGCGCCGGACGTGACCACGACGGCGGGGGCCCGGTCGGGGCCGGACGCGTTCGCGCGAGCGGGGCTGACCCCGGACGACGTGGACATGGCCATGCTCTACGACAGTTTCACCATCACGGTCATCCTGCTGCTGGAGAGCCTCGGCTTCTGCAAGCCGGGCGAGGGAGGCCCGTTCGCCGAGGAGGGCAACCTCCGCCCGGGCGGCAGGCTGCCCATCAACACCGACGGCGGCGGCCTGTCGGCCTGCCATCCCGGGCTGCGCGGCATCTTCCTGCTGATCGAGGCCGTCCGGCAACTCCGCGGCCAGGCCGGCGAGGTGCAGGTTCCGGACTGCGACGTGGCGCTCGCCGCCGGATCCGGCGGCTGGTTCTCCACGATCGGCGTCACCATCCTCGGGAAGGGCCGATGA
- a CDS encoding SDR family NAD(P)-dependent oxidoreductase — protein sequence MDELKGKVAVVTGAGQGIGRAEARALARAGAHVIVNDVGRAPGRPAAEEAVEEIRGAGGSAEANGDDISTWDGAERLIGQAVGVRGKLDLLVCNAGIIRDRTIVNISEAEWDAVMAVHLKGHAGPLHFAAAHWKSLYQESGEQVEATVVTTSSEAGLYGNFGQVNYSAAKAGIVALTQVAARELARYGVRANSICPRARTGMTEGVVEGMEPVEGAADEWDPESVAALTTFLGSRYSRGITGQVFVVHGPTVSRMREWTPADEITGDSSLRLEDIISRRELLGSAEDTMIVDFAEASAKSGRVART from the coding sequence ATGGACGAACTGAAGGGGAAGGTCGCCGTCGTCACCGGCGCCGGCCAGGGCATCGGACGAGCCGAGGCGAGGGCGCTCGCGCGGGCGGGCGCCCATGTGATCGTGAATGACGTGGGCCGCGCACCGGGCCGCCCGGCCGCCGAAGAGGCCGTGGAGGAGATCCGTGGGGCCGGTGGGAGCGCCGAGGCCAACGGGGACGACATCTCCACCTGGGACGGCGCCGAGCGGCTGATCGGCCAGGCGGTCGGCGTCAGGGGCAAGCTCGATCTCCTGGTCTGCAATGCCGGGATCATCCGCGACCGGACCATCGTCAACATCTCCGAGGCCGAGTGGGACGCGGTGATGGCCGTCCATCTCAAGGGCCACGCGGGTCCGCTCCACTTCGCGGCGGCCCACTGGAAGTCGCTGTACCAGGAGTCCGGTGAGCAGGTCGAAGCGACGGTGGTGACGACCTCGTCGGAGGCCGGGCTCTACGGCAACTTCGGGCAGGTCAACTACTCGGCTGCCAAGGCCGGCATCGTCGCCCTGACGCAGGTCGCGGCGCGCGAGTTGGCACGGTACGGCGTACGCGCCAACTCGATCTGCCCCCGGGCCCGTACAGGAATGACCGAAGGAGTCGTCGAGGGGATGGAGCCCGTCGAGGGGGCGGCCGACGAGTGGGACCCCGAGAGCGTCGCCGCGCTCACGACCTTCCTCGGCTCGCGATACTCCCGGGGGATCACCGGCCAGGTCTTCGTCGTCCATGGCCCGACCGTGTCCCGTATGCGGGAGTGGACGCCCGCGGACGAGATCACCGGGGACAGCAGTCTTCGGCTGGAGGACATCATCAGCCGGCGCGAGCTTCTCGGCTCGGCCGAGGACACGATGATCGTGGACTTCGCCGAAGCTTCCGCGAAGTCGGGGCGTGTGGCCCGGACCTGA
- a CDS encoding Zn-ribbon domain-containing OB-fold protein — MSQMASQNIRGRQGTLEIVDVTDTWVKPVPDLDPVSATYFRAAHDGTLLIQRCPSCGATQHYPRHVCRTCAAIPEWEAAGGRGTIYTFTVVRQAGMRGFDADAPYVIALIDLDEGPRMMGNVTDCPVDEVHIGQRVQAYQLRIADGIGLPQWRPGATSD; from the coding sequence ATGAGTCAGATGGCATCCCAGAACATCCGTGGCCGGCAGGGGACCCTGGAGATCGTCGACGTCACCGACACCTGGGTGAAGCCGGTCCCGGACCTCGACCCCGTCAGCGCGACCTACTTCCGGGCGGCCCATGACGGGACGCTGTTGATCCAGCGCTGCCCTTCCTGCGGCGCCACGCAGCACTACCCCCGGCACGTCTGCCGCACCTGTGCGGCGATACCCGAGTGGGAGGCGGCCGGCGGGCGCGGCACCATCTACACCTTCACCGTCGTCCGGCAGGCCGGCATGCGCGGGTTCGACGCGGACGCGCCGTACGTGATCGCGCTCATCGACCTCGACGAGGGGCCCCGAATGATGGGGAACGTCACCGACTGCCCCGTGGACGAGGTCCACATCGGCCAGCGCGTCCAGGCCTACCAGTTGCGGATCGCCGACGGCATCGGCCTGCCCCAGTGGCGGCCCGGGGCCACTTCCGACTGA